The nucleotide sequence GCCGGCGATGATCGTTCTCGATCGTGACGTCCTCGCGAAGATCGCCGGCCGTGATCCGAACGAGGCGATCCTGTCACACCTCGGGCAGTACCGCAGAGAGGAGTGGACGATCCCCGCCGTCGTCGCCTGGGAGTCCTACAAGGCCGGGTCGGGCCGGACGGAGATGCTCAGGACCCAGCGCGTCCTCGACGAGCAGTTCGATCGCGTGCTGGATTTCACCGACGATTGTGCCCTCGAAGCCGGGTATCTCGACGAACAGCTTCGCGCACAGGGGATCCGGCTGGATCCCGCCGATCTGCTCAATCTCGCGACCGCCCACGCTGCGGGTGGCACGTTCGTCACGCACAATGCCACGGACTTCGACAAGCCACCGCTGTACGATCTTGTCGACCTCGACGTGGTGGTGACGGATTCCTGATCCGG is from Halorhabdus sp. BNX81 and encodes:
- a CDS encoding type II toxin-antitoxin system VapC family toxin — protein: MIVLDRDVLAKIAGRDPNEAILSHLGQYRREEWTIPAVVAWESYKAGSGRTEMLRTQRVLDEQFDRVLDFTDDCALEAGYLDEQLRAQGIRLDPADLLNLATAHAAGGTFVTHNATDFDKPPLYDLVDLDVVVTDS